The following are encoded in a window of Aerococcus sanguinicola genomic DNA:
- a CDS encoding DUF6978 family protein, with the protein MKQLQINDQDAQRLIKMLKNIFDDHNIDLSVQPEGVIKIEGSGDISFILDYKYAASKTSFNFRETKYNYTLLRINLNDNFHKNADGTRVSGPRINVFSEKEFEDKGDNHTHYKAYPLPYDTIPKSNDFYEVLIELLKYTNTNNSDKISFQQSIISI; encoded by the coding sequence TTGAAACAATTACAAATTAATGATCAAGATGCGCAAAGACTTATAAAAATGCTAAAAAATATTTTTGATGATCATAATATAGATTTAAGTGTGCAGCCTGAGGGCGTTATTAAAATTGAAGGAAGCGGAGATATTAGCTTTATTTTAGATTATAAGTACGCAGCCTCAAAAACTTCATTTAATTTCAGAGAAACAAAATATAACTATACCTTATTAAGGATTAATTTGAATGATAACTTCCATAAAAATGCTGATGGGACAAGAGTTTCTGGTCCTCGAATTAATGTTTTTTCTGAAAAAGAATTCGAAGATAAAGGAGATAATCATACTCATTATAAAGCTTATCCTCTTCCTTATGATACTATTCCTAAAAGTAATGACTTCTATGAAGTGTTAATAGAGCTATTAAAATATACTAATACTAATAATAGTGATAAAATAAGCTTCCAACAAAGTATAATATCAATATAA
- a CDS encoding helix-turn-helix domain-containing protein has product MSKELALDVRVALLKVGKTQKWLADQLGITSPYLSDILRGKRSGAKAQEHVEMIKKILNIGGD; this is encoded by the coding sequence ATGAGCAAAGAATTAGCTTTAGATGTCCGTGTTGCTTTGTTAAAGGTGGGAAAAACCCAGAAGTGGTTGGCTGACCAATTAGGGATTACATCGCCTTATCTATCGGATATTTTGCGAGGTAAGCGTTCCGGAGCAAAAGCTCAAGAGCATGTCGAAATGATCAAGAAGATTCTCAATATTGGAGGTGATTAA
- a CDS encoding ImmA/IrrE family metallo-endopeptidase, with translation MDKMEKLMAEYDGELDFVFTKQMPDKLSGLLHDHTVYINSNQTKEKMIATIAEEIGHYETMIDHDITDYSNLNNWKEERKGRIWSYHKIIPSDELEEFVSDKEQVYNYEIAEQFEVPADIVEEAVLVYRVKGML, from the coding sequence ATGGATAAGATGGAAAAATTAATGGCTGAATATGATGGTGAATTAGATTTTGTGTTTACAAAGCAAATGCCTGACAAATTGAGTGGCTTGCTGCATGACCATACAGTCTACATCAATTCCAACCAAACGAAAGAAAAAATGATTGCCACCATTGCTGAAGAAATTGGTCACTATGAAACAATGATTGACCACGATATCACTGATTACTCTAACCTTAATAACTGGAAGGAAGAACGTAAAGGCCGCATCTGGTCGTATCATAAAATCATCCCTAGTGATGAGCTTGAAGAATTTGTAAGTGATAAAGAACAAGTTTATAACTATGAGATAGCTGAGCAGTTCGAAGTCCCTGCTGATATAGTGGAGGAAGCTGTTTTAGTTTATCGGGTAAAAGGTATGTTATAA
- a CDS encoding Abi family protein, whose protein sequence is MSYDRPFLSYEEQLQRLKDKNVIITNDEFVLKSLRTHSYYTLLNGYKDLFDMHFDQNKGMEVFTYGIDFNQLHYLYVLDTNLNTILFKYILQIERSLKTKVAHLVAEHYGVHQDNYLNYRNYSSHNGLDRLNEMRNLQKQLNRRNRNASVDHYRNNHNHIPPWIAVNVFYFGSVINWYKILNSDLKIEIANEFLDYFDELTIDDRLTLLSDSLSLIQSYRNNMAHGNRTFETSIQTELPKNEILKILPSDTLSETEFLQNLGKKDLFAVMLCIIFLIEDEYIVNNFLQDITNLLETLTKDGETQEHIISNKGNIFSTLKIPDNIRERLISLIVKKYNILYV, encoded by the coding sequence ATGTCTTATGATAGGCCCTTTTTGAGTTATGAGGAACAGTTGCAGCGACTTAAAGATAAAAATGTGATAATAACTAATGATGAATTTGTGCTAAAGTCATTAAGAACACATTCCTATTACACCCTATTGAATGGTTATAAAGATTTGTTTGATATGCATTTTGACCAAAATAAAGGAATGGAAGTATTTACTTATGGAATAGATTTCAACCAACTGCATTATTTATATGTATTGGATACAAATTTAAACACTATTTTATTCAAATATATTTTACAAATCGAGCGTTCACTAAAAACCAAAGTTGCTCATCTAGTTGCTGAGCACTATGGCGTTCATCAAGATAATTACTTAAATTACCGTAACTATAGCTCTCATAATGGTTTAGATAGATTGAATGAAATGAGAAATCTTCAAAAACAATTAAATAGACGAAATAGAAATGCTTCTGTAGACCACTATAGAAATAATCACAATCATATACCACCTTGGATCGCTGTGAATGTCTTCTATTTTGGGAGTGTTATTAATTGGTACAAAATATTAAATTCAGATTTAAAAATAGAAATTGCTAATGAATTCTTAGATTACTTTGATGAGCTAACAATTGATGATAGATTAACCTTACTTAGCGATTCTTTATCACTTATTCAATCATATAGAAATAATATGGCCCATGGCAATCGTACCTTCGAAACCTCTATTCAGACCGAGCTGCCAAAAAATGAAATATTAAAAATTTTACCTTCAGATACATTATCTGAAACAGAGTTTTTGCAAAATTTGGGAAAGAAAGATCTTTTCGCGGTAATGCTATGTATTATTTTTTTGATTGAAGATGAATATATTGTAAATAACTTCTTACAAGATATTACGAACTTATTAGAAACATTGACCAAAGATGGTGAAACACAAGAGCATATTATTTCAAATAAAGGTAATATTTTCTCCACATTAAAAATCCCCGACAATATAAGAGAACGTCTAATATCACTAATTGTAAAAAAATACAATATTCTCTACGTATAA
- a CDS encoding helix-turn-helix domain-containing protein, with protein sequence MNKFKKIVKQSGKNAYEISRETGIPNQNIYSYLNGTRTNPSLATGFKLADCLGIDINELRDAFTSK encoded by the coding sequence ATGAATAAATTCAAAAAAATAGTAAAGCAAAGCGGTAAGAATGCTTATGAGATTTCTAGAGAGACAGGTATCCCTAATCAGAATATTTATTCATATCTAAATGGGACGCGAACGAACCCATCATTGGCTACTGGTTTTAAATTAGCGGATTGTTTAGGGATTGATATTAATGAATTAAGAGATGCATTTACAAGTAAGTAG
- a CDS encoding exonuclease domain-containing protein gives MKEILVIIKTLITIVILFFTAIGTSIFFDYMRAGDFLGIVFSLIFTSLTIAIIYFVWKFNPFNQKKTEIVAKDKDISTESEKDDVIKQIDSEDKIHTEEQHHEINFPTVRKNETFNSPSKPVIQYTIENIPNEYISFDIETTGLRTTDEIIQIGAVHFLNGKEISSFTTYVNPSIPISDKITNLTGITNQDVEDAPDIDMAASLFMNFIGDLPVAGYNSNTFDIPFLRRTSGIDLSKRNHFDVFKFVTNSPLELSDNKLTTVKYFYGIENQAHDALNDARATALIVEKFRKKDFTANKKLYDKNIDFDGAGFCITGKMNSGKKVIEQLIEERNGIVKSGMSKKVKFLIAGPQVSDRIKEDGLSGKERKFNELIEKGHDAQKLTEEEFLDSLSN, from the coding sequence ATGAAAGAAATACTAGTAATAATAAAAACTTTGATAACTATTGTCATCTTATTTTTTACTGCAATTGGAACCTCTATTTTCTTTGATTATATGCGCGCTGGAGATTTTTTGGGTATTGTTTTCTCTTTAATATTTACATCTTTAACGATTGCAATCATTTATTTTGTGTGGAAATTTAATCCTTTTAATCAAAAGAAAACTGAAATTGTTGCAAAAGACAAAGATATCTCTACCGAATCCGAAAAAGATGATGTTATTAAACAAATAGACTCAGAAGATAAGATTCATACTGAAGAGCAGCATCACGAAATCAATTTTCCTACTGTCAGAAAAAACGAAACATTTAATTCTCCTTCTAAACCAGTCATCCAGTACACCATTGAAAATATTCCGAACGAATATATTAGCTTCGATATTGAAACTACAGGACTACGAACGACTGATGAAATTATTCAAATAGGAGCTGTTCACTTTCTTAACGGGAAAGAAATAAGTAGTTTTACAACATACGTTAACCCGTCTATTCCTATTTCAGATAAAATCACTAATCTTACTGGGATTACCAATCAGGATGTAGAAGATGCTCCTGATATCGATATGGCAGCTTCTCTTTTTATGAACTTTATAGGTGATCTACCTGTTGCAGGATATAACAGTAATACATTTGATATTCCTTTTTTAAGAAGAACCTCTGGTATTGATCTTAGCAAACGAAATCACTTCGATGTTTTTAAGTTTGTAACTAATTCTCCTCTAGAATTATCCGATAATAAATTGACAACCGTAAAATATTTTTATGGTATTGAAAATCAGGCTCACGATGCTCTAAATGATGCGAGAGCAACTGCTTTAATCGTTGAAAAGTTCAGAAAAAAGGACTTCACTGCTAATAAAAAATTATATGACAAAAATATTGATTTTGATGGTGCCGGATTCTGTATTACAGGAAAGATGAATTCAGGAAAAAAAGTTATAGAACAGCTAATTGAGGAACGTAACGGAATTGTTAAGAGCGGAATGTCTAAAAAAGTGAAATTCTTAATTGCTGGGCCACAAGTATCTGACCGAATCAAAGAAGATGGATTAAGTGGCAAAGAAAGAAAATTTAATGAGCTAATTGAAAAGGGTCACGATGCTCAAAAATTAACCGAAGAAGAATTCCTTGATAGTTTAAGCAATTGA
- a CDS encoding RusA family crossover junction endodeoxyribonuclease, translating into MLRVIIPGECVPKGRPRFTRTGRTYTPKKTREYEEKLKRHFRELNIQPFKGPLSVNLIIGRPLLKSFTKKKVAEALNLDLWPVSRPDLDKLH; encoded by the coding sequence ATGCTTAGAGTGATCATTCCTGGGGAGTGTGTGCCGAAAGGACGCCCACGCTTTACAAGGACAGGGAGGACTTACACGCCTAAGAAGACAAGGGAGTATGAAGAAAAGCTAAAACGGCACTTTAGAGAGCTCAATATTCAGCCTTTTAAAGGGCCACTATCTGTCAATTTGATTATTGGCCGGCCGTTGTTAAAGAGCTTTACAAAGAAAAAGGTGGCTGAGGCTTTGAATTTGGACCTCTGGCCGGTTTCAAGGCCAGACTTGGATAAATTACACTAA
- a CDS encoding DUF1828 domain-containing protein: MNVEDIKKDYLNYIKENTNVNLHKDEVYSVDTPFIDSFGDGISFSIKFDGKLYKITDDGFASWELDLAGINLNKKSKRKELFTNSIDFHGFNLSDNKEIYRKVSQKEIGQAIHDMTQLLINIYDLTYLSRNNVASQFYQDVDAYFSHNDSYAVFPDFNITGKSQLNHRFNYVFLQKGINKLAKVHTRVDKQQVNSILTSWLDTTAVRKNNEKLYVILSNEGYHDITDENLIALESYEISILNFDNKDSLINNLGA, encoded by the coding sequence ATGAATGTTGAGGACATAAAGAAAGATTATCTTAATTATATAAAAGAAAACACAAATGTTAATCTTCATAAAGATGAAGTTTATTCAGTTGATACACCTTTTATAGATAGCTTTGGTGATGGTATAAGTTTTTCTATTAAATTTGATGGAAAGCTATATAAAATTACCGATGATGGTTTTGCTTCCTGGGAACTTGATCTTGCTGGAATTAATTTAAACAAAAAAAGTAAAAGGAAAGAACTATTCACTAATTCAATTGATTTCCATGGATTCAATTTAAGTGATAATAAAGAAATTTATCGAAAAGTATCTCAAAAAGAAATTGGACAAGCAATACATGATATGACTCAATTACTAATAAACATATATGATTTAACTTATTTAAGTAGAAATAATGTCGCTTCACAGTTCTATCAAGATGTTGATGCATACTTCTCGCATAATGATTCTTATGCTGTTTTCCCCGATTTTAACATTACTGGCAAATCACAATTAAATCACCGCTTTAACTATGTATTCCTTCAAAAAGGAATTAATAAATTAGCTAAAGTTCATACTCGAGTCGACAAGCAACAAGTAAACAGTATACTAACCAGTTGGCTTGATACCACAGCTGTAAGAAAAAATAATGAAAAACTTTACGTTATCCTTAGTAACGAAGGCTATCATGATATCACTGATGAAAATTTAATTGCTCTAGAATCTTACGAAATAAGTATCTTAAATTTTGATAATAAAGATTCTCTAATAAACAATTTAGGTGCTTAG
- a CDS encoding ORF6C domain-containing protein, translated as MANEIMAMQIRQLKDTAEAMGNLYQEMNNMAEKYDRIHLETSQQLEEIKERQNDLDRHITLTEGETYKLSNAVNIKAVSLTAAFFKYQGLDDELFRQKMGHTRSYIWILLKNYFGVRRYPLIPHIEFENAMRKVEEITIYSFPKAYYRLTPNMYTHRDGAPIDHVEFEDKIKQHKLFHLD; from the coding sequence ATGGCTAACGAAATAATGGCTATGCAGATTAGGCAGCTAAAAGATACCGCAGAAGCTATGGGGAATTTGTACCAAGAAATGAATAATATGGCTGAAAAGTATGATCGTATTCATTTAGAAACTAGTCAGCAATTAGAAGAGATCAAAGAGCGTCAAAATGACCTGGATAGACACATTACTTTAACAGAGGGAGAGACTTATAAGTTATCGAATGCCGTCAATATAAAAGCGGTCTCTTTGACAGCAGCGTTCTTTAAATATCAAGGGCTGGACGATGAATTATTTAGACAAAAGATGGGGCATACAAGAAGTTACATTTGGATTTTACTTAAGAATTATTTCGGTGTCAGACGGTATCCATTAATTCCACACATTGAATTTGAAAATGCTATGAGGAAAGTGGAGGAAATCACTATCTATAGTTTCCCGAAAGCTTACTATCGTTTAACACCTAATATGTACACGCATCGTGATGGTGCCCCTATTGACCATGTGGAATTTGAAGACAAAATAAAACAGCACAAACTATTTCATTTGGATTAG
- a CDS encoding helix-turn-helix domain-containing protein has translation MTQLMEMLKKIHVLLEQAVLNQKSYLTQEEVRDLFHVGNKTIDAWIKDGLRKTQVPTESKSRIYYSRKDIDMYMNSKKI, from the coding sequence ATGACTCAACTAATGGAAATGCTAAAGAAGATTCATGTGTTACTGGAACAAGCTGTACTTAACCAAAAGTCCTATCTAACTCAAGAAGAGGTAAGAGATTTATTCCATGTGGGAAATAAGACAATTGATGCTTGGATAAAGGATGGTCTGAGGAAAACACAAGTACCTACTGAAAGCAAGAGCAGAATTTATTACAGCAGAAAAGATATCGATATGTATATGAATTCAAAGAAAATATAA
- a CDS encoding RusA family crossover junction endodeoxyribonuclease, protein MWTSGRFQGQTWINYTKAVLDAGNGLLFEDDSQVCQLKVLKVYSPAPGIVLSIKAIELSEEDTKLIEELRKGMP, encoded by the coding sequence ATTTGGACCTCTGGCCGGTTTCAAGGCCAGACTTGGATAAATTACACTAAAGCAGTCTTAGACGCCGGAAATGGGCTTCTATTCGAAGATGATAGCCAGGTCTGCCAACTGAAAGTTCTAAAGGTCTATTCCCCTGCTCCTGGAATTGTCTTGAGTATTAAAGCTATTGAGCTGTCAGAAGAAGATACCAAGCTTATTGAAGAGCTGAGGAAGGGCATGCCATGA
- the dut gene encoding dUTP diphosphatase, whose translation MTKNKPKLYFKRVGKGAEVPTKAHPTDAGYDLFAYDTFALSPHIQETIGTGIAMAIPEGYVGLVFGRSGLSSRTALRVKTGVIDSHYRGEVGIMAELDPQFADIYRIKEGNKIAQMIVVPIFDGLDELVDELPPGERGADGFGSTGG comes from the coding sequence ATGACAAAGAATAAACCGAAACTATATTTCAAACGAGTAGGTAAGGGAGCAGAGGTGCCGACTAAAGCGCACCCTACAGACGCTGGCTATGACTTGTTTGCATATGACACGTTCGCACTGTCACCTCACATTCAAGAGACGATTGGCACAGGTATCGCCATGGCCATTCCAGAAGGTTATGTGGGCTTGGTATTTGGACGAAGCGGTTTGTCCAGTCGAACAGCTTTGCGAGTTAAGACTGGTGTTATAGATTCACATTACCGGGGTGAAGTGGGCATCATGGCGGAATTAGATCCACAGTTTGCCGACATCTATCGAATTAAGGAGGGAAACAAGATTGCCCAAATGATTGTAGTCCCTATCTTTGACGGCCTTGATGAGCTGGTGGATGAATTGCCCCCTGGAGAACGTGGGGCAGATGGATTTGGAAGTACAGGTGGTTAG
- a CDS encoding helix-turn-helix domain-containing protein, with product MTVFDRIKELANKQGIPITLLEEQLNLGKNSLYGWKKRKPSSENLEKVADYFNVSTDYLLSRTDNPKVNHNDNTKIAAHIEDDLTEDELEEVKQFIEYIKFKSK from the coding sequence ATGACGGTATTTGACCGCATAAAAGAATTAGCGAATAAACAAGGAATACCAATAACCCTATTGGAAGAACAACTGAATTTAGGTAAAAACTCTTTATATGGATGGAAGAAAAGAAAACCATCATCTGAGAATTTAGAAAAAGTAGCAGATTATTTTAATGTATCGACTGACTACTTATTAAGTCGAACAGACAATCCAAAAGTCAATCATAATGACAATACAAAAATAGCCGCCCACATTGAGGACGACTTAACAGAAGATGAATTAGAGGAGGTTAAACAATTTATCGAATATATAAAATTTAAAAGTAAGTAG
- the ssb gene encoding single-stranded DNA-binding protein yields MINNVVLVGRLTKEVDLRYTQSGIAAANFILACNRNFRNAQGEIEADFISCVIWRKAAENLAKYARKGSLIGVEGTIQTRNYENQQGQRVYVTEVLVNHFSLLEPKSTPGEQPQGTGQQQDPFAIAGASSNVNVADDDLPF; encoded by the coding sequence ATGATTAATAACGTTGTTTTAGTTGGGAGACTCACAAAAGAAGTCGATTTACGTTATACACAAAGCGGTATAGCAGCAGCTAATTTCATTCTTGCTTGTAATCGTAATTTTCGTAACGCACAAGGCGAAATTGAAGCGGATTTTATTTCATGTGTGATTTGGCGTAAAGCAGCTGAAAATCTTGCTAAATATGCTCGGAAAGGGTCTCTTATTGGAGTTGAAGGGACGATCCAAACACGTAACTATGAGAACCAGCAGGGCCAACGTGTCTATGTAACAGAAGTGCTAGTGAACCATTTTAGCTTGCTGGAACCCAAGTCAACACCTGGAGAACAACCACAAGGCACTGGCCAGCAACAAGATCCATTCGCTATAGCTGGGGCTTCGAGTAATGTGAATGTTGCTGATGATGATTTGCCATTTTAG
- a CDS encoding DUF3102 domain-containing protein has translation MNKLTLSDDINRIETEIQFYKEQAGQSIWEIGRRLNHVKEYDLVHGEFGEWLRKIGINQRIANQFMKVANEIPNSSTYSNLGSTALYLIATLPEEEKQIQLDLAEEGNPSTVKELRELKKSLKEKDNEIESLSETIYELNDRPPTVITKTVTKEVTPDDYDGLKSDVKQLSERNRQLEQQLKEMMAKRQEVDRKSDEYDKLNQAIQEMQGQMTKGQKQIAAQKEVYDLVRKGNELIEELAPLSYLIDTENVLANDYAQKPIKKIIDNLRKISDRLEDHITNVTLEGEIIDG, from the coding sequence ATGAATAAACTAACTTTATCGGATGATATTAATCGAATAGAAACAGAAATACAGTTCTATAAAGAGCAGGCAGGTCAATCAATTTGGGAAATCGGGAGACGATTGAATCACGTTAAGGAATATGACCTGGTCCACGGGGAATTTGGGGAATGGCTTAGAAAAATCGGAATCAACCAAAGAATCGCTAATCAATTCATGAAAGTAGCTAATGAAATTCCAAATTCGAGTACGTACTCCAATTTAGGTTCAACGGCCCTCTACTTGATTGCTACGTTACCTGAAGAAGAAAAACAAATTCAATTAGACCTAGCAGAAGAGGGCAACCCCTCGACAGTCAAAGAACTTAGAGAGCTGAAGAAATCACTCAAAGAAAAAGATAATGAAATTGAATCCTTATCTGAAACAATCTATGAGTTGAATGATAGACCACCTACAGTCATTACAAAAACAGTAACTAAGGAAGTCACACCCGATGACTATGATGGATTGAAATCAGATGTTAAGCAATTGTCAGAACGCAATCGACAGTTGGAGCAGCAACTTAAAGAGATGATGGCCAAACGTCAAGAGGTTGACCGAAAGTCTGATGAGTACGACAAACTCAATCAAGCCATTCAAGAAATGCAAGGGCAGATGACAAAAGGCCAAAAACAAATTGCTGCCCAAAAGGAAGTTTATGACCTGGTTAGAAAAGGGAATGAACTAATCGAAGAATTGGCCCCGTTAAGTTATCTCATTGATACCGAGAATGTGTTGGCTAATGACTATGCCCAAAAACCAATCAAAAAGATAATTGATAATTTACGGAAAATTTCTGATCGCTTAGAAGACCATATCACAAACGTCACATTGGAAGGAGAGATTATAGATGGCTAA
- a CDS encoding ATP-binding protein — protein sequence MKSLAGSARDMLITSSEKCPQHDTHLQKIKYSPESIGFVCPICQREDKDRREQQRLKEVWDDYQRSKTSRVLHDKSIFDDETLESASFKTYQTKLPEQDRNKAKAIEIAKKYLNGEVFNTILTGNAGAGKSHLAMSILKSVNEYSRPYKKCLFVSWDKVVREIRTGYFSKDSSGLDEGATIDLLTDVDLLVIDDLGAELGAIDTSKGATDYVVRLLYAVMNGRQTKSTIFTTNLTSVQIKDNYDSKTSSRIMKRSAESSIVFKETEDQRPYY from the coding sequence ATGAAAAGCTTGGCTGGTAGTGCCAGGGATATGCTCATCACCTCAAGTGAGAAGTGTCCCCAGCATGATACCCACTTACAGAAAATAAAATATAGTCCAGAAAGTATTGGCTTTGTTTGCCCAATCTGTCAGCGAGAGGATAAGGATCGCAGAGAGCAGCAACGCCTTAAAGAGGTGTGGGATGACTATCAGCGGTCTAAAACCTCCAGAGTCTTGCATGACAAAAGTATCTTTGATGATGAGACGTTGGAGAGTGCAAGCTTTAAGACTTACCAGACCAAACTTCCTGAGCAGGACAGAAATAAGGCTAAAGCGATTGAAATTGCAAAAAAGTATCTAAATGGCGAAGTTTTCAATACCATCCTAACCGGTAATGCAGGTGCAGGAAAAAGCCACCTAGCTATGAGTATCTTGAAATCTGTCAATGAGTACAGCAGACCCTATAAAAAGTGTCTGTTTGTCTCTTGGGATAAAGTGGTTCGGGAGATCCGGACAGGATACTTCTCAAAAGACAGTAGTGGACTGGATGAAGGGGCTACTATCGATCTTCTGACGGATGTGGACTTGCTGGTGATTGATGACTTGGGTGCAGAGCTAGGAGCGATTGATACCAGTAAAGGAGCCACTGACTATGTAGTCAGACTCTTATACGCCGTGATGAATGGCCGGCAAACTAAATCCACCATTTTCACTACGAATCTGACCAGTGTACAAATTAAAGATAACTACGATTCAAAAACAAGTAGCCGAATCATGAAGCGTTCTGCGGAGAGCTCTATCGTTTTCAAAGAGACCGAAGATCAGCGGCCATATTACTAG
- a CDS encoding phage replisome organizer N-terminal domain-containing protein, whose amino-acid sequence MAKKYFWLKLKDDFFEQKEIKMLRRVAGGDTYTIIYLKMLLLSLSNEGRIYYDGIAENMVEEIALSIDEDSDNVQITFNYLISKGLIIFEDEDEVELTNIASMIGSETDSARRMRQLRKKKTLQRHFEASQCDNQVTGPLRGGDGEIEIELEKDIEKELEQDTEKNLDVVGQSAIDYYQENYGMLSPIMIQDIQHWVKDTSDELMLYAFEQAIGTRNPFKYAMGVMKNLAKQGITTVEDAKASSVEYRRNEEKKQKGEPEINEKLGW is encoded by the coding sequence ATGGCAAAGAAATATTTTTGGCTAAAACTAAAGGATGATTTCTTCGAACAGAAGGAAATCAAAATGTTAAGAAGGGTTGCTGGTGGGGATACCTACACCATTATCTATCTCAAGATGCTGCTACTCAGCTTGTCAAATGAGGGGCGTATCTACTATGACGGTATCGCTGAAAACATGGTGGAAGAAATTGCTCTCTCAATCGATGAGGATTCTGATAATGTTCAAATTACTTTTAATTACTTAATTAGCAAGGGCCTTATCATTTTTGAAGATGAGGATGAGGTAGAGTTAACTAATATTGCCTCTATGATAGGGTCTGAGACCGATTCAGCAAGAAGAATGAGGCAGCTCCGAAAGAAGAAAACGTTACAACGTCACTTTGAAGCGTCACAATGTGACAATCAAGTGACGGGACCGTTACGAGGTGGTGATGGAGAGATAGAGATAGAACTAGAGAAAGATATAGAGAAAGAACTAGAACAAGATACAGAGAAAAACTTGGATGTTGTTGGTCAATCTGCTATTGATTACTATCAAGAAAATTATGGCATGCTCAGCCCAATAATGATTCAAGACATCCAGCATTGGGTAAAAGATACTAGTGATGAGTTGATGCTATATGCATTTGAACAAGCTATAGGGACTAGGAATCCTTTTAAATATGCTATGGGAGTCATGAAGAATTTAGCGAAACAGGGAATCACTACAGTTGAAGATGCTAAAGCTTCATCTGTTGAATACCGTAGAAACGAAGAGAAGAAGCAGAAAGGGGAGCCTGAAATTAATGAAAAGCTTGGCTGGTAG